The following are encoded in a window of Rubrobacter naiadicus genomic DNA:
- a CDS encoding class E sortase — protein MRLSVIVVALGLAAFAVLPIFPRTETVSTEIHPQAQPQRLLGEGAGTRPAGGGSGPTVMKISIPRLGLKDVPVPDGSTQSELDKIGIMHLSGTGYPWQKGSNTFIVGHRLGYLWTRTPYVFYKLNEMKPGDRIVIERGGKTYTFRVYDRVIVRPDDYWVTYPVPGRTIVSLQTCTPIPTFQYRLIVRGELVSP, from the coding sequence TTGAGACTCTCAGTGATCGTCGTGGCGCTCGGGCTCGCCGCGTTCGCCGTCCTGCCGATCTTCCCCCGCACCGAGACGGTCTCGACGGAGATACACCCCCAGGCTCAGCCCCAGAGACTGCTGGGCGAGGGGGCGGGCACGAGGCCGGCGGGTGGCGGATCGGGGCCCACGGTGATGAAGATCTCCATCCCGCGCCTGGGCCTCAAGGACGTCCCGGTCCCCGACGGCTCCACCCAGTCGGAGCTCGACAAGATAGGCATCATGCACCTCTCGGGGACGGGCTATCCCTGGCAGAAGGGGTCGAACACGTTCATCGTCGGCCACCGCCTCGGCTATCTCTGGACGCGCACCCCTTATGTCTTCTACAAGCTGAACGAGATGAAGCCGGGCGACAGGATCGTCATAGAGCGCGGCGGCAAGACCTACACCTTCAGGGTCTACGACCGTGTCATCGTCCGCCCGGACGACTACTGGGTCACCTACCCGGTGCCCGGCAGGACGATCGTCTCGCTGCAGACCTGCACCCCGATCCCCACCTTCCAGTACCGGCTCATCGTCCGCGGCGAGCTCGTAAGTCCCTAA
- a CDS encoding tyrosine-type recombinase/integrase: MRAEILATEFAGHLAEDTETSPRTAEFYEADVREFVRFLALRGIEEIEDVGVGEVMAFRNHLLGQRRKRFTVYRKDAAVRRFLDWVRTATDAGLDFDPIEPMHQPLDQQITFLEDDEAEQLLSFPVNRLDDARDEVMIRLMLETGVTVGEIRGLLRSDVDLAAAQVQLGGPGSHLAPRARRVSEETVRALERYLAMRKDETPELIVGRAGRPVATSKALQNALWKRCDQVGLPRISPMVLRHTFAIRLLRRGATLNELKEAMGVRDTTNIGVYKKFV; encoded by the coding sequence ATGAGAGCCGAGATCCTGGCCACGGAGTTCGCCGGGCACCTGGCCGAGGACACCGAGACGAGCCCGCGCACCGCCGAGTTCTACGAGGCGGACGTGAGGGAGTTCGTCCGCTTTCTCGCCCTGCGCGGCATAGAAGAGATCGAAGACGTCGGTGTCGGGGAGGTGATGGCCTTCCGCAACCACCTGCTCGGGCAGCGGCGCAAGCGCTTCACCGTCTACAGAAAGGACGCCGCGGTGAGGCGCTTTCTCGACTGGGTCCGGACCGCGACCGACGCCGGGCTCGACTTCGACCCGATAGAGCCGATGCACCAGCCTCTGGACCAGCAGATAACCTTCCTCGAAGACGACGAGGCCGAGCAGCTGCTCTCCTTCCCCGTCAACCGGCTCGACGATGCCCGGGACGAGGTCATGATCCGTCTGATGCTCGAAACCGGCGTGACGGTCGGGGAGATCCGGGGGCTTCTGCGCTCGGACGTCGACCTCGCCGCCGCGCAGGTGCAGCTCGGCGGGCCGGGCTCCCACCTGGCACCGCGTGCCAGAAGGGTCTCGGAGGAGACCGTGCGGGCCCTGGAGCGTTACCTCGCGATGCGCAAGGACGAGACCCCGGAGCTCATCGTCGGGCGCGCCGGCAGGCCGGTGGCTACCTCGAAGGCGCTGCAGAACGCGCTCTGGAAGCGTTGCGACCAGGTGGGGCTGCCGCGCATCTCGCCGATGGTGCTGCGCCACACCTTCGCCATCCGCCTCCTGCGGCGGGGAGCCACCCTGAACGAGCTCAAGGAGGCGATGGGCGTGCGCGACACCACCAACATCGGGGTCTACAAGAAGTTCGTCTAG
- the gltB gene encoding glutamate synthase large subunit, with protein MAPFGPAPLHDPTYEHDACGLGFVARVDGRRTRETVEEGLEILRNLEHRGASGSDPETGDGAGILMQIPDAFFRRECEKLGVELPPPGRYGVGVLFEDGDARGGEATLERIAAEEGQRLLGFRDVPVEPGTIGELARSVMPRIRQFFIESGTKDEGAFERKLYVIRRRLHRAVEESHSCYVASLSSRTVVYKGLLRGGQVAEFYPDLKDPAVASAIALVHARFSTNTLGSWELAHPYRYVAHNGEINTLRGNINWMRARESRLRSELFGEDLEKISPVIKPDQSDSASFDNVLELLYLAGRSLPHAVAMMIPEAWENDEQMDPDRRAFYRYHSALMEPWDGPAAVAFTDGRIIGATLDRNGLRPARYTITRDGRVVMASEDGALRVPAEDVVERWRLQPGRMLVVDTERNEVLHDEEIKRSLYTRRPYRRWVEEGEIHLDELPEADSDPRPEPAPLIRRQRAFGYTTEDLRLILTPMAKGGKEPDGSMGTDTPLAVLSERPRLLYDYFKQHFAQVTNPPIDPLREELVMSLKMSLGPEQNLFDETPEHCRRVLLDHPILTDTELEKIRHLGGSGPFAATTLPALFPVGSGEKGLGRAVEGLCERAERAVRGGSPVLVLSDRGVSAEQAPIPMLLAVSAVHHHLVREGIRTRTTLVAETAEAREVHHFALLIGYGATAVNPYLAFETIEKMAREGLLDGAGPEKARENYVKAIDKGLLKVISKMGISTLLSYCGAQIFEAVGLREDLVERYFRGTASRIGGLGMDDLGREVLERHRRAFEDRGQGEELDVGGEYQLRVQGEYHQWNNKSIVPLQRAVRSASYEAFKEFTRHYDEKSERLATLRSLFDFELDPIPIDEVEPAKEIVRRFNTGAMSLGSLSKEAHETLAIAMNRIGGKSNTGEGGEDPERFLDDRRSAIKQVASARFGVTAEYLVNADQLQIKMAQGSKPGEGGQLPGHKVSEYIAQVRHSTPGVALISPPPHHDIYSIEDLAQLIYDLKMVNPEAQVSVKLVAEAGVGTIAAGVAKAKADHITISGHDGGTGASPLSSIKHAGLPWELGLAETQQVLVANDLRGRVILQTDGQLKTGRDVVVGALLGAEDFAFSTAPLIAVGCIMMRVCHLNTCPVGVATQDPRLRRKFSGTPEHVINYFFFLAEEVREYMAALGFRTFEEMVGRTDRLKVRDGVEHPKAGKLDLSAILAPPPEGAAIRHVEDQRHQVEESLDSRLIERCRPALDEKEPVRISMPIFNTQRTVGGALAGEVARRYGREGLPDGTIRMDFSGVAGQSFGAWIPKGVTLTLEGTTNDYVGKGLSGGRIAVYPPEDAAYEPEKSIVVGNVALYGATGGEAYFRGFAGERFAVRNSGARAVVEGVGDHGCEYMTGGVVVVLGPTGRNFAAGMSGGISFVLDEESRFEKLCNTEMVGLEPVESEEDVALLRSMIENHLRWTGSETARRVLDSWEEILPKFVKVMPHDLRRVLEERGVDRLEAAI; from the coding sequence TTGGCACCCTTCGGACCCGCACCACTCCACGACCCGACCTACGAGCACGATGCCTGTGGACTTGGCTTCGTAGCGCGCGTAGACGGCCGGAGGACGCGGGAGACCGTAGAGGAGGGGCTGGAGATCCTGCGCAACCTGGAGCACCGGGGTGCGAGCGGGAGCGACCCGGAGACCGGGGACGGGGCGGGGATACTCATGCAGATCCCGGACGCCTTCTTCCGCCGGGAGTGCGAGAAGCTCGGCGTCGAACTCCCTCCGCCCGGGCGTTACGGTGTGGGGGTACTCTTCGAGGATGGGGACGCCCGGGGCGGGGAGGCGACGCTGGAGCGTATCGCCGCCGAGGAGGGCCAGAGGCTGCTCGGCTTCCGCGACGTGCCCGTCGAGCCGGGGACCATCGGGGAGCTCGCGCGCAGCGTGATGCCGCGCATCCGCCAGTTCTTCATCGAGAGCGGCACGAAGGACGAGGGGGCGTTCGAGCGCAAGCTCTACGTGATCCGGCGGCGGCTGCACCGGGCGGTCGAGGAGAGCCACAGCTGCTACGTGGCGAGCCTCTCCTCCAGGACGGTGGTCTACAAGGGGCTTCTGCGGGGCGGGCAGGTCGCCGAGTTCTACCCCGACCTGAAGGATCCGGCCGTCGCCAGCGCGATCGCGCTCGTCCATGCCCGCTTTTCGACGAACACCCTGGGTAGCTGGGAGCTCGCGCACCCCTACCGCTACGTGGCGCACAACGGCGAGATCAACACCCTGAGGGGCAACATCAACTGGATGCGCGCGCGGGAGAGCCGGCTGCGCTCGGAGCTCTTCGGTGAGGATCTCGAGAAGATCTCGCCGGTGATAAAGCCCGACCAGAGCGACTCGGCCTCCTTCGACAACGTGCTCGAGCTCCTCTACCTCGCCGGGCGCAGCCTGCCGCACGCGGTGGCGATGATGATCCCGGAGGCGTGGGAGAACGACGAGCAGATGGATCCCGACCGCCGGGCGTTCTACCGCTACCACAGCGCGCTGATGGAGCCCTGGGACGGGCCGGCGGCGGTCGCCTTCACCGACGGGCGTATCATCGGGGCGACGCTCGACCGCAACGGCCTGAGGCCCGCGCGCTACACGATCACGCGCGACGGGAGGGTCGTCATGGCCTCCGAGGACGGGGCCCTGCGGGTGCCGGCGGAGGACGTGGTCGAACGCTGGCGGCTGCAGCCGGGGCGGATGCTCGTGGTGGACACGGAGCGCAACGAGGTGCTGCACGACGAGGAGATAAAGCGCTCCCTGTACACCCGCCGGCCCTACCGCCGGTGGGTGGAGGAGGGGGAGATCCACCTCGACGAGCTCCCGGAGGCTGACTCCGACCCGCGCCCCGAGCCCGCGCCGCTCATCCGCCGGCAGCGGGCCTTCGGGTACACGACCGAGGATCTTCGGCTCATCCTCACGCCGATGGCGAAGGGAGGCAAGGAGCCCGACGGGTCGATGGGCACCGACACGCCGCTCGCGGTCCTCTCGGAGCGGCCGCGGCTCCTCTACGACTACTTCAAGCAGCATTTTGCGCAGGTCACCAACCCGCCCATAGACCCGCTGCGCGAGGAGCTCGTGATGTCGCTCAAGATGTCGCTCGGGCCGGAGCAGAACCTCTTCGACGAGACCCCCGAGCACTGCCGGAGGGTGCTGCTCGACCACCCGATCCTCACCGACACCGAGCTGGAGAAGATAAGGCACCTCGGGGGATCGGGCCCGTTCGCCGCGACGACCCTGCCGGCGCTCTTCCCGGTCGGATCAGGGGAGAAGGGGCTCGGCCGGGCGGTGGAGGGCCTGTGCGAGCGGGCCGAGCGGGCGGTGCGTGGGGGCTCGCCGGTCCTGGTGTTGAGCGACCGGGGGGTGAGCGCCGAGCAGGCGCCCATACCGATGTTGCTCGCGGTCTCCGCCGTGCACCACCACCTGGTGAGGGAGGGAATCCGCACCCGCACCACCCTCGTCGCCGAGACCGCCGAGGCACGCGAGGTGCACCACTTCGCGCTCCTCATCGGCTACGGGGCCACCGCCGTCAACCCCTACCTCGCCTTCGAGACGATAGAGAAGATGGCCCGCGAGGGATTGCTCGACGGAGCCGGTCCCGAGAAGGCACGCGAGAACTACGTGAAGGCCATCGACAAGGGGCTCCTCAAGGTCATCTCCAAGATGGGCATCTCGACCCTGCTCTCCTACTGCGGGGCCCAGATCTTCGAGGCCGTCGGGCTGCGGGAGGATCTGGTGGAGCGTTACTTCCGGGGGACGGCCTCGCGCATCGGGGGGCTCGGGATGGACGACCTCGGGCGCGAGGTGCTCGAGCGGCACCGCAGGGCGTTCGAGGACCGGGGGCAGGGTGAGGAGCTCGACGTCGGGGGCGAGTACCAGCTGCGGGTGCAGGGTGAGTACCACCAGTGGAACAACAAGAGCATCGTCCCGCTGCAACGGGCGGTACGCTCGGCGAGCTACGAGGCCTTCAAGGAGTTCACCCGCCACTACGACGAGAAGAGCGAGCGCCTCGCCACGCTGCGCAGCCTCTTCGACTTCGAGCTCGACCCGATCCCGATCGACGAGGTCGAGCCCGCGAAGGAGATCGTCCGGCGCTTCAACACCGGGGCGATGTCGCTCGGCTCGCTCTCGAAGGAGGCGCACGAGACGCTCGCGATCGCGATGAACCGCATCGGCGGGAAGTCCAACACCGGCGAGGGAGGAGAGGATCCGGAGCGCTTCCTCGACGACCGCCGCAGCGCCATAAAGCAGGTCGCGAGCGCCCGCTTCGGGGTCACCGCGGAGTACCTGGTCAACGCCGACCAGCTGCAGATCAAGATGGCCCAGGGTTCCAAGCCCGGCGAGGGCGGACAGTTGCCGGGGCACAAGGTGAGCGAGTACATCGCGCAGGTGCGTCACTCGACGCCGGGGGTCGCCCTGATCTCGCCGCCGCCCCACCACGACATCTACTCGATCGAGGATCTCGCCCAGCTCATCTACGACCTCAAGATGGTCAACCCGGAGGCGCAGGTGAGCGTCAAGCTCGTCGCCGAGGCCGGGGTCGGGACGATCGCGGCCGGGGTCGCCAAGGCGAAGGCCGACCACATCACCATCTCCGGCCACGACGGCGGGACGGGCGCCTCCCCGCTCTCCTCGATCAAGCACGCCGGGCTGCCGTGGGAGCTCGGGCTGGCCGAGACCCAGCAGGTTTTGGTGGCCAACGACCTGCGCGGACGCGTGATCCTGCAGACCGACGGGCAGCTGAAGACCGGCCGCGACGTGGTGGTCGGGGCGCTCCTCGGGGCGGAGGACTTCGCGTTCTCGACCGCCCCCCTGATCGCCGTGGGCTGCATCATGATGCGTGTTTGCCACCTGAACACCTGCCCGGTCGGGGTCGCCACCCAGGACCCCAGGCTGCGCAGGAAGTTCTCCGGCACCCCCGAGCACGTCATAAACTACTTCTTCTTCCTCGCCGAGGAGGTGAGGGAGTACATGGCGGCCCTGGGCTTCAGGACCTTCGAGGAGATGGTCGGAAGGACCGACCGGCTGAAGGTGAGGGACGGCGTAGAGCACCCCAAGGCCGGGAAGCTCGACCTCTCGGCCATACTCGCTCCCCCGCCGGAGGGGGCCGCGATCCGGCACGTCGAGGACCAGCGGCACCAGGTCGAGGAGTCGCTCGACTCCAGGCTCATCGAGCGCTGCCGTCCGGCGCTCGATGAGAAGGAGCCGGTCAGGATCTCGATGCCGATCTTCAACACCCAACGCACGGTCGGCGGGGCGCTCGCCGGTGAGGTGGCGCGTCGCTACGGTCGCGAGGGGCTGCCCGACGGGACGATAAGGATGGACTTCTCCGGGGTCGCCGGGCAGTCGTTCGGTGCCTGGATCCCGAAGGGGGTCACGCTCACCCTGGAAGGAACCACCAACGACTACGTGGGCAAGGGGCTCTCCGGCGGTCGGATCGCCGTCTATCCGCCGGAAGACGCGGCGTACGAGCCGGAGAAGAGCATCGTCGTCGGCAACGTCGCCCTCTACGGGGCGACCGGGGGCGAGGCTTACTTCCGCGGGTTCGCCGGGGAGCGCTTCGCGGTCCGCAACTCCGGGGCGCGGGCCGTCGTCGAGGGCGTCGGCGACCACGGCTGCGAGTACATGACCGGAGGGGTCGTCGTCGTGCTTGGCCCGACCGGGCGCAACTTCGCCGCCGGGATGAGCGGCGGCATCTCGTTCGTCCTCGACGAGGAGAGCCGCTTCGAGAAGCTCTGCAACACCGAGATGGTCGGGCTCGAGCCCGTCGAGTCGGAGGAGGACGTGGCGCTGCTCAGGAGCATGATAGAGAACCACCTGCGCTGGACCGGGAGCGAGACGGCGAGGCGGGTGCTCGATAGCTGGGAGGAGATCCTGCCGAAGTTCGTCAAGGTGATGCCGCACGACCTCAGGAGGGTGCTCGAGGAGCGCGGTGTGGACCGGCTGGAGGCGGCGATCTGA
- a CDS encoding glutamate synthase subunit beta, with product MGDPRGFLKIGRKPVPKRPVSERVRDYRWVYRPMPGDELREQASRCMDCGVPFCNAGCPVNNLIPDWNDLAYRDRWREAIERLHRTNNFPEFTGILCPAPCEAACVLSINDSPVTIKEIERSIIERAFEEGWVVPEPPPPEKRTGKRVAVVGSGPAGLAAAQQLNRAGHTVVVFEKDDRIGGLLRYGIPDFKMEKWVIDRRLRQLEEEGIEFRTNAHVGYDPTLEEVRGGFDAVVLAVGALQGRDLDVPGRELSGIHLAMEYLVQQNRRVAGLPVEGEEITARGKHVIILGGGDTSADCLGNAHREGCASVRVLTHGPRPPESPDPMEWPDWPFVLHTYPAHEEGGERRWNVAVTGFSGSNGRVERMHCIRTERTPEGRTVPVAGSEFEMRADLVLLAIGFAGPVRDRLLEGLDLGYAPNGAIASRDGFATKEPGVFVAGDARRGASLIVWAIAEGRKAARQADEYLMGESLLPG from the coding sequence ATGGGTGATCCGAGGGGTTTCCTGAAGATAGGGCGCAAGCCGGTCCCCAAGCGGCCCGTCTCCGAGCGTGTCCGCGACTACCGGTGGGTCTACCGGCCGATGCCCGGGGACGAGCTCAGGGAGCAGGCCTCGCGCTGCATGGACTGCGGGGTTCCCTTCTGCAACGCCGGGTGCCCGGTGAACAACCTCATCCCGGACTGGAACGATCTCGCATACCGCGATCGGTGGAGGGAGGCGATAGAGAGGCTGCACCGCACGAACAACTTCCCCGAGTTCACGGGCATCCTCTGCCCCGCCCCCTGCGAGGCGGCCTGCGTGCTCTCCATCAACGACTCTCCCGTGACGATAAAGGAGATAGAGCGTTCGATCATCGAGCGGGCCTTCGAGGAGGGGTGGGTGGTCCCGGAGCCCCCGCCGCCGGAGAAGCGCACCGGCAAGCGGGTCGCCGTCGTCGGGAGCGGTCCGGCGGGGCTCGCCGCGGCGCAGCAGCTCAACCGCGCCGGGCACACGGTCGTCGTCTTCGAGAAGGACGACCGCATCGGGGGGCTTTTGCGCTACGGCATCCCGGACTTCAAGATGGAGAAGTGGGTCATCGATCGCAGGCTGCGCCAGCTCGAGGAGGAGGGGATAGAGTTCCGGACGAACGCCCACGTCGGCTACGACCCGACCCTCGAAGAGGTGCGCGGCGGGTTCGACGCCGTCGTGCTCGCCGTCGGTGCCCTGCAGGGGCGGGACCTCGACGTGCCCGGACGCGAGCTCTCCGGCATCCACCTCGCGATGGAGTATCTCGTGCAGCAGAACCGCCGGGTGGCCGGCCTGCCGGTCGAGGGCGAGGAGATCACCGCGCGCGGCAAGCACGTCATCATCCTCGGCGGCGGCGACACCAGCGCCGACTGTCTGGGCAACGCCCACCGGGAGGGCTGCGCCTCGGTCAGGGTCCTCACCCACGGTCCGAGGCCGCCCGAGTCCCCCGACCCGATGGAGTGGCCCGACTGGCCGTTCGTGCTGCACACCTACCCGGCGCACGAGGAGGGCGGCGAGCGCCGCTGGAACGTCGCTGTCACCGGTTTCTCCGGCTCGAACGGCAGGGTCGAGCGGATGCACTGCATCCGCACCGAGCGCACCCCGGAGGGGCGGACGGTCCCCGTGGCGGGCTCGGAGTTCGAGATGCGCGCAGATCTCGTGCTGCTCGCGATCGGCTTTGCGGGCCCGGTGCGTGACAGGCTGCTCGAGGGACTCGACCTCGGGTACGCGCCGAACGGCGCGATAGCCTCGCGCGACGGGTTCGCGACGAAAGAGCCCGGCGTCTTCGTCGCCGGGGACGCCCGGCGCGGCGCCTCGCTCATCGTCTGGGCGATCGCCGAGGGCCGCAAGGCGGCCCGTCAGGCCGACGAGTACCTGATGGGGGAGAGCCTGCTGCCCGGCTGA
- a CDS encoding agmatinase family protein has translation MAGDHHRRPGPPDPEVLRGLRGHEAREREAILGSARWDAEVERALEIGLPAADSVEDRTISTFARTELPHFAGINTFMSFPYLEDVRRVGEYDVAVLGAPFDMGTTYRSGTRFGPQAIRRISGLYSTYNYELGVDLRESLRVADLGDVFVIPANIEKTFDQISRAVSHVVASGAFPVILGGDHSIGYPCVRGVAEHVEGNVGIIHLDRHVDIQEKDMDERMHTTPWFHATNIPNAPPKNLVQCGIGGWQVPRAGVQVARERKTTIMTIGDVEAMGIEKAAEMALEVAWDGAEAVYLSFDIDSVDGGLVPGTGWPEPGGYLPREALKFLHLVAKEGLCGMEVVEVAPPYDTSDTTALLAARAIADVLATLVREGHLGTYPSI, from the coding sequence GTGGCAGGCGATCATCATCGGCGACCGGGGCCGCCCGACCCGGAGGTTCTGAGGGGGCTGCGTGGACACGAGGCCCGGGAGCGTGAGGCGATCCTGGGCAGCGCCCGCTGGGACGCAGAGGTCGAGCGGGCGTTGGAGATTGGGCTTCCGGCGGCGGACTCCGTCGAAGACCGAACCATCTCCACGTTCGCGCGGACGGAACTGCCGCACTTCGCCGGCATAAACACGTTCATGAGCTTCCCTTACCTGGAAGACGTGCGGCGGGTCGGCGAGTACGACGTGGCCGTCCTCGGTGCGCCCTTCGACATGGGGACGACCTACCGTTCCGGAACGAGGTTCGGGCCGCAGGCCATCCGGAGGATATCCGGTCTCTACTCGACCTACAACTACGAGCTCGGCGTGGACCTCAGGGAGTCGCTGAGGGTCGCCGACCTCGGTGACGTGTTCGTCATCCCGGCCAACATCGAGAAGACCTTCGACCAGATCTCCCGCGCCGTGAGCCACGTGGTCGCGAGCGGTGCCTTCCCGGTGATCCTGGGCGGGGACCATTCGATCGGCTATCCGTGCGTGCGCGGCGTCGCGGAGCACGTCGAGGGGAACGTCGGGATCATCCACCTGGACCGGCACGTGGACATCCAGGAGAAGGACATGGACGAGCGGATGCACACCACACCCTGGTTCCACGCCACCAATATCCCGAATGCTCCGCCGAAGAACCTGGTGCAGTGCGGTATCGGGGGTTGGCAGGTGCCCCGCGCGGGCGTGCAGGTCGCCCGCGAGCGGAAGACGACGATCATGACCATCGGGGACGTGGAGGCGATGGGGATCGAGAAGGCGGCCGAGATGGCACTGGAGGTGGCCTGGGACGGGGCGGAGGCCGTCTACCTCTCCTTCGACATCGACTCGGTGGACGGTGGGCTGGTACCGGGGACGGGCTGGCCGGAGCCGGGCGGCTACCTGCCACGCGAGGCGCTGAAGTTTCTGCACCTCGTGGCGAAGGAGGGTTTGTGCGGGATGGAGGTCGTCGAGGTCGCGCCGCCCTACGACACGAGCGACACGACGGCGCTGCTCGCCGCCAGAGCGATCGCGGACGTGCTGGCGACGCTGGTCAGGGAGGGGCACCTCGGCACTTACCCGTCGATCTGA
- a CDS encoding sodium:solute symporter family protein translates to MIMLGVAAFITLQIAVGMSFVRRVRGRSVNFIVAGRGLILPLAATALMAQAVDSNATLGNTDLTAQFGFWAGASLPIGLAICLFLTGAFFAKPLNGMGLMTLPDFYARRYGRSVEILAAPIMVLSFTILLAGNLVAGGYLFETFLGTSYLEGVLLVALLMLLYTLPGGLLSVVYTDFLQATLALVGSIALIVFVAFDFGISIPHGMGPFDLAQLSKPADGAYVNWATLLSLGLGDIVALDFMERVFAAESPDTARRACFLGGIGTLAIGVPFSIVALSSGSIFERLGIHRGDAPVLYALLKGTAPIPLTIIVLSAIVAASLSTGTGAVLAMSSVCARNIFQVRRGEGGRDRLLLATRLAMVPIAALSALIALRVPQTGVLLTLAFDVVLAGLLVPLVLGLYWSRANAPAALASIAAGSLTRLFFFVFTPTIYGEKNTLLYFPNHVFSPAFDGLPTVLSPFVSLVAFVAVALATRRQPLPT, encoded by the coding sequence ATGATCATGCTCGGTGTAGCGGCGTTCATAACGCTGCAGATCGCGGTTGGCATGAGCTTCGTGCGCAGGGTACGGGGGCGGAGCGTGAACTTCATCGTGGCCGGGCGCGGGCTCATCCTGCCGCTCGCTGCGACCGCGCTGATGGCGCAGGCGGTCGACTCGAACGCGACTTTGGGCAACACGGACCTGACGGCGCAGTTCGGCTTCTGGGCCGGGGCTTCGCTGCCGATAGGGCTCGCGATCTGCCTGTTTCTGACCGGGGCGTTCTTCGCGAAGCCGCTCAACGGCATGGGGCTCATGACGCTCCCGGATTTTTATGCTCGGAGGTACGGCCGGAGCGTCGAGATCCTGGCCGCCCCGATCATGGTGCTCAGCTTCACCATACTGCTCGCCGGGAACCTGGTAGCCGGCGGATACCTGTTCGAGACCTTCCTCGGAACGAGCTACCTGGAGGGCGTGCTCCTGGTCGCGCTCCTGATGCTGCTCTACACGCTCCCCGGCGGGTTGCTCTCGGTGGTCTACACCGACTTCCTGCAGGCCACGCTCGCTCTGGTGGGCTCGATCGCGCTGATCGTCTTCGTAGCCTTCGATTTCGGGATCTCCATCCCGCACGGTATGGGGCCATTCGACCTCGCCCAGCTCTCGAAGCCCGCCGACGGCGCGTACGTGAACTGGGCGACGCTGCTCTCACTTGGGCTGGGAGACATCGTAGCGCTGGACTTCATGGAGCGGGTCTTCGCCGCCGAGAGCCCCGATACGGCCCGGAGAGCGTGTTTTCTGGGTGGTATCGGCACGCTGGCGATCGGGGTGCCGTTCTCCATCGTGGCGCTCTCCTCTGGGAGCATCTTCGAGCGCCTCGGCATCCACCGGGGCGACGCGCCGGTGCTCTACGCGCTCTTGAAGGGCACCGCCCCGATCCCGCTCACGATAATCGTGCTCTCCGCGATAGTCGCCGCCTCGCTCTCGACCGGGACCGGAGCGGTCCTCGCGATGTCGTCGGTGTGCGCCCGCAACATCTTCCAGGTGCGCAGGGGAGAGGGAGGCAGGGACAGGCTGCTTCTGGCGACCCGCCTGGCGATGGTCCCGATAGCGGCACTGAGCGCCCTGATCGCGCTGCGCGTCCCCCAGACGGGCGTCCTGCTCACCCTCGCCTTCGACGTGGTGCTGGCGGGGTTGCTGGTCCCGCTGGTACTCGGTCTCTACTGGAGCAGGGCGAACGCCCCAGCGGCCCTCGCCTCCATCGCCGCCGGTTCTCTCACGCGACTGTTCTTCTTCGTGTTCACACCCACGATCTACGGGGAGAAGAATACCCTGCTCTACTTCCCGAATCACGTCTTCTCCCCGGCCTTCGACGGGCTGCCTACGGTGCTCAGCCCATTCGTGAGCCTCGTCGCCTTCGTCGCCGTCGCGCTCGCGACGCGGAGGCAGCCCCTGCCGACCTGA
- a CDS encoding nitrilase-related carbon-nitrogen hydrolase — translation MPSGTISSSPETVGVAVVNYPAVVVESREEVLENARSIARYVEGIKRGYPGCDLIVFPEYSLQGFHPTKWPELVTSVDGPEVEVLAEACVRNGVWGVFSLTGEENPDGNPWNSLLLIDDEGEVVMNYHKINPWVPQEPWAPGSETMVVEGPKGLKIGGTICYDCNIPEIVRDTVMKGAELVVRIQGYMHPSSEQQRNVQMVRAWENLTYFAAANMAGRDLVYSYFGNSMIVDFDGSIMAECGPTPGEVQYALLDIGAIRDARRHWTAENHLYNLVHRGYTAVPEGGVAPCPYEFYRTWVEDPGAAVKRSEGITRSFALEEAPGR, via the coding sequence ATGCCGAGCGGCACCATCTCGTCTTCGCCCGAGACTGTGGGTGTGGCGGTGGTGAACTATCCGGCAGTTGTGGTGGAGAGCAGGGAGGAGGTGCTCGAGAACGCGCGCTCCATCGCGCGGTACGTCGAAGGGATCAAGCGGGGTTATCCGGGGTGTGATCTGATCGTCTTCCCGGAGTACTCCCTGCAGGGTTTTCATCCGACGAAGTGGCCCGAGCTCGTGACGAGCGTGGACGGGCCCGAGGTCGAGGTGTTGGCCGAGGCCTGCGTCAGGAACGGGGTATGGGGGGTCTTCTCGCTGACCGGGGAGGAGAACCCGGATGGGAACCCGTGGAACAGCCTGCTGCTCATCGACGATGAGGGCGAAGTGGTGATGAACTACCACAAGATCAACCCGTGGGTACCGCAGGAACCCTGGGCGCCGGGTTCCGAGACGATGGTCGTCGAGGGCCCGAAGGGGCTCAAGATCGGCGGGACCATCTGCTACGACTGCAACATACCAGAGATCGTCCGTGACACGGTCATGAAGGGTGCGGAACTGGTGGTGCGCATACAGGGCTACATGCACCCCTCTTCGGAGCAGCAGCGCAACGTGCAGATGGTCCGGGCCTGGGAGAACCTCACGTACTTCGCCGCCGCCAACATGGCCGGCAGGGATCTCGTCTACTCGTACTTCGGCAACTCGATGATCGTGGACTTCGACGGCAGCATCATGGCCGAGTGCGGGCCGACGCCCGGGGAGGTGCAGTATGCGCTTCTGGACATCGGGGCGATCCGCGACGCCCGCAGGCACTGGACGGCCGAGAACCACCTCTACAACCTCGTGCACCGCGGCTACACCGCCGTGCCGGAGGGTGGGGTCGCTCCGTGCCCCTACGAGTTTTACCGCACCTGGGTCGAAGACCCTGGGGCAGCAGTAAAGAGGTCTGAAGGGATCACCCGCTCTTTCGCCCTGGAGGAGGCTCCGGGCCGGTAG